TTCACTTTTTGAAGTGACGATACCGGTAAAGGCAAGAACGTCAAGAAGCTTGGTGCTAATTAAAGCCGGCTCAATTGTGACGGTAGGCGCGTTATCCAGGGCGCCGGCGCCGCCAAATAAGGCCTCGGCGGCCTGTTGAGACTTAAAGGCTGCCTCTTCGCCGTGAATGAGCTTGGTGACTTCAAAAGCCAGAATTTTTTTAGCGATATTGACCTCTTTGTCGGTAAGCGATCCCAAACGTCTTACCTCATCCATGGGCAGGAAGGTTAACAGGGCGAGGCATTTTTCCACATCGGCGTCATCAATGTTGCGCCAATATTGATAAAAATCGTAGGGCGAGGTTTTTTCCGCATCAAGCCATACGGCGCCTTTTTCCGTTTTGCCCATTTTCCTGCCGTCACTGGTAGTTAAAAGAGTAAAGGTCAGGCCGTAAGCCGGGTTGCTTTCCTTACGGCGGATAAGGTCTACGCCTTGCAGAATGTTGGACCATTGGTCATCGCCGCCTAGTTGCATTGCGCAATTGTAGCGACGGTGGAGTTCTAAAAAGTCGTAAGCTTGCATCAGCATATAGTTAAATTCGAGGAAAGACAGGCCCCTTTCCAAACGCTGCTTGAAGCATTCGGCAGTAAGCATCCGGTTAACGGAAAAGTGGACCCCAATTTCCCTTAGAAATTGCACATAGTTAAGTTCCATTAGCCACTCAGCATTGTTAGCCATTATGGCTTTACCATCGGAGAAATCAATAAAGCGCTGCAACTGTTTTTTGAAGCGTTCGCCGTTATGACGGATATCGTCCTCTGTCAGCATTTTGCGCATATCGCTCTTGCCGCTGGGATCACCGACCATGGCGGTGCCGCCGCCGATGAGACAGATAGGGCGATGCCCCGCGCGCTGCATGTGAGCCATGGACATCATGGCCAAAAAGTGTCCGACATGCAAACTGTCAGCGGTTGGGTCAAAACCGACGTAAAATGTAATTTTCTCTTTTGCCAGAAGCTCCTTGATTTCTTCTTCATGGGTTAATTGCTGGATAAAACCCCGTTCTTGCAATGTGTCAACGACTGACATTTCCTTTAGCCTCCCGATATATTAATGTAAATATAGCAGTAGACGGGAGAGTTGTCAATATTGGGCATTCACGAGATTCGGGACTATTAACCGGCAGGGAAAGACCGTTAATGTACCGAATTACTAATTTCCACACAAAAATTATATTTGACGATATTTGGCGGGCCTGTTGACTTGGAAGACGAATGGTCAAACTGGCCAGGGGGAAAATAAATACAGTTTAAACAACTAACAACTAACAACTGACAACTGACAACTAAATTAACTAAATAATTATCAGATATGAGGCAAATTAATTATGGAAAAACATATGAGATTTCTAATTATTCGCTTAAGCTCAATCGGCGATGTATTGCATTCCACTCCCGTTGCCAGGGCGCTGAAAACAGCATTACCGGCATGCCATATTACCTGGCTGGTGGGAGAAGTGC
This window of the Methylomusa anaerophila genome carries:
- the tyrS gene encoding tyrosine--tRNA ligase translates to MSVVDTLQERGFIQQLTHEEEIKELLAKEKITFYVGFDPTADSLHVGHFLAMMSMAHMQRAGHRPICLIGGGTAMVGDPSGKSDMRKMLTEDDIRHNGERFKKQLQRFIDFSDGKAIMANNAEWLMELNYVQFLREIGVHFSVNRMLTAECFKQRLERGLSFLEFNYMLMQAYDFLELHRRYNCAMQLGGDDQWSNILQGVDLIRRKESNPAYGLTFTLLTTSDGRKMGKTEKGAVWLDAEKTSPYDFYQYWRNIDDADVEKCLALLTFLPMDEVRRLGSLTDKEVNIAKKILAFEVTKLIHGEEAAFKSQQAAEALFGGAGALDNAPTVTIEPALISTKLLDVLAFTGIVTSKSEGRRLIIQGGLYIGNNKITDTETLLSPDMFEDNGLLVRKGKKNYHRIVIQS